A window of Paenibacillus phoenicis genomic DNA:
TGCCGTATGGCGACCCCGTCAGCCCCATCAGCAGGAACCGGACGGCGAACAGCAGGCTGGCTAGCAGCAGGAGCGGCAGCTCTTTATATTTTTCCCCATGGAAGCTGAGGTAGATGAATACGGGGATTTCTGACAGCGACGAGGCCAGCATCGCCCAGCCGATCAGATTCTCGTTAGCCCCCAGCTCCTTCAGGCTGATCGAGATAAACGCTTCGTTCATCCGCATGCCGATCGCCAGACAGAAGACGCAGCCAAAGAACCATAGCAGCTCTTTTTGCCGCAGAATGCCCCATATGCCCGACAGGTCCATCTTCGCCACGGTTGTTGGCTGGTCCTTGACGAACAGGATGAACCCGAGTGCAAGTCCGGCGATGGCAATCGACACCCACATCGTATTGGAGGAGCCGATCCGGGCGAGCACGTAACCGATAAGCAAGGCAAAGAAAGCATATCCAAACGAGCCAAACAGCCGGATGGAGATGAAATGGATGCCATGCTGCTTGGCGGTTGTGATCGAGATTGTATCCGACAGCGGAAAGACCGGATAGAAGAAAAAGTAAAACAACGTAATAACCGCCATGATAAGAGAAAACGAGGTCGACGCCGATAAAAGAAACGTCAGCGCAATTTGCCCGATCAACAGGATGAGCAGGACTTTCTTAATCGTTTGATAACGGTCGCTGGCCAGACTCCATAGCAAATTGGAGACGACGGAGATCATGGGTCCCAGCGCGTACAGCAAGCCGATCTGGCTGGTCGAAAATCCAAGCTGGGCGTAAAACAGCGGGAAGTAGGAGGAAACAAGGACACTTGTTCCGTATATTGTAAAGGTAAAGGCGCGCAGCCATGCGATATCCATGCGGGCCGTGGTTTTCCGATTCATGGGGTTTACGTACTCCGTTTCTGCAGTCACATCATTTTTTTGCGTTATGCTAGCAAGTATACCAGAAATCCAGAGGTTCGGCGGCAATAAAAATTCCTTTTCATTAACGAAAATCCTTTATACTAAATCTTAAGAAGGAGGCGAAACGCCATGATCGAAGGATTTGTATACGATGAGCGGCTGGATATCCATGTGCCGATGCTGGAGCGCCCTTTTGACGAATATGAGCTGGATGAACGGCTGGCGATGATCGCCTACTGGGAGGAAGTCCGCGGCCGGATTCCAACGAAAGTGATGGTGCTGGAACAGTCCATTGAGCACAAGCTGAACGAAATGAACGAGGAGACCGACTTTGAGCGCAGCTGCCGTCTGAATGGGGAGATTGCCGAGCTGGCCAGCCGGATCAACGATTTGCTGATTTGGTACCGTACGGTCCAGGAAGAGCCCTCGGCCAAAAGACATATGTGATTTTGTTTATTTGTGCTTAAAGTTGGATCATATTATAATATAGAATGGTTTTCAGACAGGCCGTATTAACAACGCAGTGGAGGCAAGCCATTGATAGAACTTGAGCAAAGCCGAAACCAATTCCCGAAGGAGCCGCTCCGGCTGATGAGTCGGGTTTATAAATTTATTTTGCCGGATGTCCATAAGGAGTTGGAGCGTTGGCGGAAGGATGCCGATGCGATTCCCGATCCTGAGCTAAGGCGACAGGCTTTGGCCAGCATCGCGACGAAGAAGTTCCATTGCCAGGGCGGTTCCGTGTATGCGGCCGCCAATTTACCGATGCGTCACGTCTTGATTCCGCTTATCGTTGCGTTTCAAACGATCAGCGATTATTTGGACAATTTATGCGACCGAAGCACCTCCAAGGATCCTGAGGATTTCCGGCTGTTGCACCAGAGCATGCTCGACGCGGTGAATCCAGCGGCACAGCTGCGAAATTACTACGCCCTTCGCGAGGAGCAGGACGATGGAGGTTATTTGCACCGGCTGGTGAAGACTTGTCAGACGCAAATTGCCGAGCTGCAGGGTTACCTGGCTGCCATGCCGTACATCGTTGATCTTGTAGGACTTTATACCGACCTGCAGGTGTACAAGCACATCGATCCGCAGGAACGCGAAGCGAAGCTGCTGAGCTGGTGGGCTGAGCACGAGCACCGTGCCCCGCATTTGCGATGGAATGAGTTCGCGGCAGCGACAGGCTCCACCCTTGGGGTGTTTATGTTGTTCCTGGCGTCTAGCCACAAAGGGCTGGATGAACGAAGCGCACAAACGATCCACGCGGCTTATTTTCCGCATGTCTGCGGGCTGCATATCCTGCTGGACTACTTGATTGACCAAGCGGAGGATGAGCTTGGTGGGGACTTGAACTTTTGCAGTTACTACGATAGCAAGGAAACGATGTTGAGCCGAATCACATTGATCGTCGAGGGAGCGCGGCAGGATATCCGGAAGCTGCCGGCTTCCTCGTTTCATAAAATGATCATTGAAGGCCTGCTGGCCTTGTATTTATCTGATCCGAAGGTCAGCCAGCAGGACGAAATCCGCGAGGTATCCAAACGGTTGATGCGCCGGAGCCCGCTGATGCGGTTGTTCTTTTTCGCTAACAGCCTGTGGATTCGCAAGCATCTTTAAGATTTAGTGCATTGTTAACTTACTTACAACTGAATTAGGAGGAATTATCATGTCAGCAGTTAAAAAAATCGCAGTGCTTACCAGCGGAGGAGACTCCCAGGGGATGAACGCAGCTGTACGCGCCGTTGTCCGGAGCGGGTTGTACTACGGCCTGGAAGTGTACGGGATTCAACGCGGCTATCAAGGCTTGCTGAATAATGACATTTTCCAAATGGACATCCGCAGCGTTGGCGATATCATTCAACGCGGGGGGACAATTCTTCAATCCGCACGCTGCCTGGAGTTCAAGACACCGGAAGGCCAACAACGCGGCGCGGAAATTTTGCGTGAGCACGGCATCGACGGCCTTGTCGTCATCGGCGGCGACGGCTCCTATCAAGGGGCAGAGAAGCTGAGCAAGCTGGGCATTAAGACGATGGGACTGCCGGGGACGATCGACAATGACATCTCCTTTACGGACTACACCATCGGTTTTGATACCGCAGTAAGCATCGTCGTGGACGCGGTCAACAAGCTGCGCGACACGATGTCCTCTCACGAACGGGCTTCCGTCGTTGAGGTTATGGGCCGTCATTGCGGCGATATCGCGCTGCATGCCGGTTTGGCTGCAGGGGCGGAGACGATCCTTGTACCGGAAGTACCGTTTGACCTGGACGAAGTAGCGGATCGCATGAAGCAAAACTTTGAAAAAGGGAAACGCCACAGCATCGTGATCGTAGCCGAAGGCGTTGGCAGCGGCGAGGACGTTGTGCAGGCGATCAAGCAGCGCCAACCTTCCGTTGAACCGCGCGCGACGGTTCTTGGTCACATTCAACGCGGCGGATCGCCAACGCCGTTTGACCGTAACCTGGCCAGCCGTCTCGGTGACTTCGCCGTGCGCAGCCTCATTGCCGGCGAATCGAACAAAGCCTGCGGCGTGATCGGCGGCGAAATGGTATTGACCGACATCGAGAAGGTTGTCAGCACGAAGAAGCCGTTTAACATGGAACTGTACGAGCTGGCGTCGCGGTTGTCGCAGTAAGCATCCGCACGGATTGCTCAGAGTTAGGCCTAATTGACTAAGGGGAGTCAGGTTTATAACCTGGCTCTTTTTTTGTAAATGCAAATCTATAGAGGGGTTGACAATGAAATCCAAAATGTTAATATAATCACATCGAAATAGTTGGAATTTGAAATATCGCTGACCGGGTCACCGGAGGCTCAGCAGACA
This region includes:
- a CDS encoding MFS transporter yields the protein MNRKTTARMDIAWLRAFTFTIYGTSVLVSSYFPLFYAQLGFSTSQIGLLYALGPMISVVSNLLWSLASDRYQTIKKVLLILLIGQIALTFLLSASTSFSLIMAVITLFYFFFYPVFPLSDTISITTAKQHGIHFISIRLFGSFGYAFFALLIGYVLARIGSSNTMWVSIAIAGLALGFILFVKDQPTTVAKMDLSGIWGILRQKELLWFFGCVFCLAIGMRMNEAFISISLKELGANENLIGWAMLASSLSEIPVFIYLSFHGEKYKELPLLLLASLLFAVRFLLMGLTGSPYGILAIQAMHGVTFGIFYVTAIRMLTRLIPDEFRATGMALYTIVWSSLAGLLSGTFGGVMFEQFGRQPFYLTAMGAALVACVGFASRYFQKGPGENTPSKFEHKA
- a CDS encoding tetraprenyl-beta-curcumene synthase family protein, with amino-acid sequence MIELEQSRNQFPKEPLRLMSRVYKFILPDVHKELERWRKDADAIPDPELRRQALASIATKKFHCQGGSVYAAANLPMRHVLIPLIVAFQTISDYLDNLCDRSTSKDPEDFRLLHQSMLDAVNPAAQLRNYYALREEQDDGGYLHRLVKTCQTQIAELQGYLAAMPYIVDLVGLYTDLQVYKHIDPQEREAKLLSWWAEHEHRAPHLRWNEFAAATGSTLGVFMLFLASSHKGLDERSAQTIHAAYFPHVCGLHILLDYLIDQAEDELGGDLNFCSYYDSKETMLSRITLIVEGARQDIRKLPASSFHKMIIEGLLALYLSDPKVSQQDEIREVSKRLMRRSPLMRLFFFANSLWIRKHL
- the pfkA gene encoding 6-phosphofructokinase yields the protein MSAVKKIAVLTSGGDSQGMNAAVRAVVRSGLYYGLEVYGIQRGYQGLLNNDIFQMDIRSVGDIIQRGGTILQSARCLEFKTPEGQQRGAEILREHGIDGLVVIGGDGSYQGAEKLSKLGIKTMGLPGTIDNDISFTDYTIGFDTAVSIVVDAVNKLRDTMSSHERASVVEVMGRHCGDIALHAGLAAGAETILVPEVPFDLDEVADRMKQNFEKGKRHSIVIVAEGVGSGEDVVQAIKQRQPSVEPRATVLGHIQRGGSPTPFDRNLASRLGDFAVRSLIAGESNKACGVIGGEMVLTDIEKVVSTKKPFNMELYELASRLSQ